One region of Paraburkholderia acidiphila genomic DNA includes:
- a CDS encoding NCS2 family permease, giving the protein MDAIKRYFGFEEAGTNLRTELLAGFTTFLTMAYIIFVNPAILGDAGMPKESVFVATCLVAALASIVMGLYANYPIALAPGMGLNAYFAYTVVKGMGFTWQAALGAVFISGCLFFIVTLLRVREAIVNGIPHSIRVSITAGIGLFLAIISLKTAGVVVGSPATLVELGNLHDPHTILAIIGFFAIVTLDVLKVRGAILIGIVGVTVLSFFFGGNQFHGIFSPPPSIAPTFAQLDIKTALSTGILNVVLVFFLVELFDATGTLMGVANRAGLLVHGKMHRLNRALLADSTAILAGSVLGTSSTTAYIESASGVQAGGRTGMTALTVAVLFLACLFVAPLAGVVPGYATAPALLYVSCLMLRELADLPWDDATEVVPAALTALVMPFTYSIANGVAFGFISYAGLKLLAGRVRDVKLIVWIIAAVFLFRFFYLGNA; this is encoded by the coding sequence ATGGACGCCATCAAACGCTATTTCGGTTTCGAAGAAGCAGGCACCAACCTGCGCACCGAACTGCTCGCCGGTTTCACCACTTTCCTCACGATGGCTTACATCATCTTCGTGAACCCGGCCATCCTCGGCGACGCCGGCATGCCGAAGGAAAGCGTATTCGTCGCCACCTGCCTCGTCGCGGCGCTCGCCTCGATCGTCATGGGCCTCTACGCGAACTACCCCATTGCGCTCGCTCCGGGCATGGGCCTGAACGCGTATTTCGCCTATACGGTCGTGAAGGGCATGGGCTTCACCTGGCAAGCGGCGCTCGGCGCGGTGTTCATCTCCGGGTGCCTGTTCTTCATCGTCACGCTGCTGCGCGTGCGCGAAGCCATCGTCAATGGCATTCCGCATTCGATTCGCGTGTCGATCACAGCGGGTATCGGCCTCTTCCTCGCGATCATCTCGCTCAAGACCGCGGGCGTCGTGGTCGGCAGCCCGGCCACGCTCGTCGAACTCGGCAACCTGCACGATCCGCATACGATCCTCGCGATCATCGGCTTCTTCGCGATCGTCACGCTCGACGTGCTGAAGGTGCGCGGCGCGATCCTGATCGGCATCGTGGGCGTCACGGTCCTGTCCTTCTTCTTTGGCGGCAACCAGTTCCACGGCATCTTCTCGCCGCCGCCGTCGATCGCGCCGACGTTCGCGCAACTCGACATCAAGACCGCGCTCTCCACGGGCATTCTCAACGTGGTGCTGGTGTTCTTCCTCGTCGAACTGTTCGACGCGACCGGCACGCTGATGGGCGTGGCCAACCGCGCGGGCCTGCTCGTGCACGGCAAGATGCACCGCCTGAACCGCGCGCTGCTCGCCGATAGCACCGCGATTCTCGCGGGCTCGGTGCTCGGCACCTCGTCGACCACGGCGTATATCGAAAGCGCCTCGGGCGTGCAGGCGGGCGGCCGCACCGGCATGACCGCGCTGACGGTTGCCGTGCTGTTCCTCGCGTGCCTGTTCGTCGCGCCGCTCGCGGGCGTCGTGCCGGGCTACGCCACGGCCCCGGCGCTGCTCTATGTCTCGTGCCTGATGCTGCGCGAACTCGCCGATCTGCCCTGGGACGACGCCACCGAAGTCGTGCCCGCCGCCCTCACGGCGCTCGTCATGCCGTTCACCTACTCGATCGCCAATGGCGTGGCGTTCGGCTTCATCTCGTATGCGGGCCTGAAGCTGCTCGCGGGCCGCGTGCGCGACGTAAAGCTGATCGTGTGGATCATCGCCGCGGTGTTCCTGTTCCGGTTCTTCTATCTCGGCAACGCGTAA
- a CDS encoding DUF4148 domain-containing protein: MNSLPRVALGILAAACCFASAAAVAQPYDPSQPLTRAQVRADLVEWRQAGYDPLDWIDYPENAQRAGAIVAQRRAARAGYGAPAGQMTQ, from the coding sequence ATGAACTCCCTTCCGCGTGTAGCGCTCGGCATACTCGCCGCAGCGTGCTGCTTCGCGTCGGCTGCGGCGGTGGCCCAACCATACGATCCGTCGCAGCCACTCACTCGGGCTCAGGTCCGTGCGGATCTGGTCGAATGGCGGCAGGCGGGCTACGATCCGCTCGACTGGATCGACTATCCGGAAAACGCACAACGCGCGGGCGCGATCGTCGCGCAACGGCGCGCGGCGCGCGCCGGATATGGCGCTCCCGCCGGTCAAATGACGCAGTAA
- a CDS encoding AraC family transcriptional regulator, which yields MSLVNETLALARAGGLEIAPLTEAAGIAPAMLSAPEARVSAAQYGQLWSGIARALDDEFFGQDSHAMKSGSFIAMTHSALGASTGRQALQRAVHFMRLVLDDLAGEIDIDATRVRITLSHRAGKPAPTLFAYATWFILVYGLVCWLVGRRIPLLAARFRCPQPHAAHEYQLMLCDDMTFDQPSTCFEFAPGFLELPVIQTASSARAFLRNAPGNFVVKYRNPGSFAARVRRALRALPVAAWPDADAIAQRLNVAPATLRRRLSQEGHSCQSIKDELRRDLAIAALQEPGRSVADVAAAVGFAEPSAFHRAFRKWTGQRPTDFRASRARGNRA from the coding sequence ATGAGCCTCGTGAACGAGACACTCGCGCTGGCGCGCGCGGGCGGACTCGAAATCGCGCCGCTCACGGAGGCCGCCGGCATCGCGCCGGCCATGCTGAGCGCGCCCGAGGCCCGCGTGAGCGCGGCGCAATACGGCCAGTTGTGGTCGGGCATCGCGCGCGCGCTCGACGACGAATTCTTCGGCCAGGATTCGCATGCGATGAAAAGCGGCAGCTTCATCGCCATGACGCACTCGGCGCTTGGCGCCAGCACGGGCCGCCAGGCACTGCAGCGTGCCGTGCACTTCATGCGGCTCGTGCTCGACGACCTGGCGGGCGAGATCGACATCGACGCCACGCGCGTGCGCATCACGCTCTCGCATCGCGCGGGCAAACCCGCGCCGACCCTGTTCGCGTACGCCACCTGGTTCATCCTCGTCTACGGGCTCGTGTGCTGGCTCGTGGGACGGCGCATTCCGCTGCTCGCGGCACGCTTTCGCTGCCCGCAGCCGCACGCCGCGCACGAATACCAGCTCATGCTTTGCGACGACATGACGTTCGACCAGCCGTCTACGTGCTTCGAATTCGCACCCGGCTTTCTCGAACTGCCCGTGATCCAGACCGCCAGCTCGGCACGGGCGTTTCTACGCAACGCGCCGGGCAACTTCGTCGTGAAGTACCGCAATCCGGGCTCGTTCGCGGCGCGTGTGCGGCGTGCGCTGCGTGCACTGCCCGTCGCCGCGTGGCCCGATGCCGACGCCATCGCGCAGCGCCTGAACGTGGCGCCCGCCACGCTGCGCCGGCGCTTGAGCCAGGAGGGCCACAGCTGCCAGTCGATCAAGGACGAATTGCGCCGCGACCTGGCAATTGCGGCGCTGCAGGAGCCGGGCCGCTCTGTCGCCGACGTCGCGGCGGCGGTCGGTTTTGCGGAGCCGAGCGCGTTTCACCGGGCGTTCCGCAAGTGGACCGGACAGCGCCCAACCGATTTCCGCGCGTCACGCGCTCGCGGCAACCGGGCATAG
- a CDS encoding acyl-CoA dehydrogenase family protein, with translation MDEFYTDDQRMIRDAARDFASEQLAPNAAQWDRDGKLPDEVVKQLGELGFLGMIVPQEQGGSYTDYVAYALAMEEIAAGCASCATLVSVHNSVGCGPILQFGTDAQKDRWLGKLASGELIGAFCLTEPQAGSEANNLRTRAELRDGKWVLNGNKQFVTNGSRANIAIVFAVTDPDAGKRGISAFIVPTDTPGFNVGPPEKKMGIRASDTCPISLVDCAIPEANLLGQRGEGLKIALANLEGGRIGIAAQALGIARAAFDAARAYAHERVQFGEPIIKHQSVANLLADMHTRINAARHLVHHAARLRTLGKPCLSEASQAKLYASEMAEEVCSHAIQIHGGYGFLNDYPVERHYRDARITQIYEGTSEVQRMVIARQL, from the coding sequence ATGGACGAGTTCTACACCGACGACCAGCGCATGATTCGCGACGCCGCGCGCGACTTCGCAAGCGAGCAACTGGCGCCCAACGCGGCGCAATGGGACCGCGACGGCAAGCTGCCCGACGAGGTCGTCAAGCAACTGGGCGAACTGGGCTTTCTCGGCATGATCGTGCCGCAGGAGCAGGGTGGCTCGTACACCGACTACGTGGCCTACGCGCTCGCCATGGAGGAGATCGCGGCGGGCTGCGCCTCGTGCGCGACGCTCGTGAGCGTGCACAACTCAGTGGGCTGCGGGCCGATCCTGCAGTTCGGCACCGACGCGCAAAAGGACCGCTGGCTCGGCAAACTCGCAAGCGGCGAGCTGATCGGCGCGTTCTGCCTGACCGAGCCGCAGGCGGGCTCCGAGGCGAACAACCTGCGCACGCGCGCCGAACTGCGCGACGGCAAGTGGGTGCTCAATGGCAACAAGCAGTTCGTGACCAACGGTTCGCGCGCGAATATCGCCATCGTGTTCGCCGTGACCGATCCCGATGCGGGCAAGCGCGGCATTTCCGCGTTCATCGTGCCGACCGATACGCCGGGTTTCAACGTCGGGCCGCCCGAGAAGAAGATGGGCATCCGTGCTTCGGATACCTGCCCGATTTCGCTCGTGGACTGTGCGATTCCCGAAGCGAACCTGCTTGGCCAGCGCGGCGAAGGATTGAAGATCGCATTGGCGAATCTCGAAGGCGGACGCATCGGCATTGCCGCGCAGGCGCTCGGCATCGCGCGCGCGGCCTTCGATGCGGCGCGTGCCTATGCGCACGAACGCGTGCAGTTCGGCGAGCCGATCATCAAGCATCAGAGCGTGGCCAACCTGCTCGCGGACATGCATACGCGCATCAACGCCGCGCGGCATCTCGTCCATCACGCGGCACGGCTGCGAACGCTCGGCAAGCCGTGTCTTTCCGAGGCTTCCCAAGCTAAGCTCTATGCCTCCGAAATGGCCGAGGAAGTGTGTTCGCACGCCATTCAGATTCACGGCGGCTACGGCTTTTTGAACGACTATCCGGTGGAGCGTCACTATCGCGATGCACGCATCACGCAGATTTACGAAGGCACGAGCGAAGTGCAGCGGATGGTGATTGCACGGCAGCTGTAA
- a CDS encoding AMP-binding protein, with translation MTGFTPSAQAFIDARELLLRHRTDYARAYDAFAWPKLDTFNWALDYFDVMARGNDNPALWIVDDLSNGGTRYSFAQMSERSSRMANFLREQGVARGDRLLLMLPNRVELWDVMLAAMKLGAIVLPATTQLSPDDVRERVETGGARYVVVDAAELGKFDTLDKSVKRIAVGAAPNACEGWIDLSRAYDASAAFEPDGPTRASDPLLLYFTSGTTSKPKLVEHTHESYPVGHLSTMYWIGLMPGDIHWNISSPGWAKHAWSCFFAPWNAQACVFVYNYARFVPKDTLAALVKCGVTTLCAPPTVWRMLVQEPLATYAVKLREIVGAGEPLNPEIIERVRHAWGITIRDGYGQTETTCQIGNSPGQPVVAGSMGRPLPGYRVELVDADDHPASEGEIALPLAHRPLGLMTGYANNAKASEYAMRNGYYHTSDVALRRDDGYYVYVGRADDVFKSSDYRLSPFELESVLIEHEAIAEAAVVPSPDELRLSVPKAFVIVRQGFEAGPELAREVFRFSREKLAPYKRIRRLQFSDLPKTISGKIRRVELRRREMERSAEPARQPDEYWEEDFPELR, from the coding sequence ATGACCGGGTTCACCCCTTCCGCACAGGCCTTCATCGACGCACGCGAACTGCTGCTGCGTCACCGCACCGACTATGCACGCGCTTACGACGCGTTCGCGTGGCCGAAGCTCGACACGTTCAACTGGGCGCTCGACTACTTCGACGTGATGGCGCGCGGCAACGACAACCCGGCGCTCTGGATCGTCGACGACCTCTCGAACGGCGGCACGCGTTATTCGTTCGCGCAGATGTCCGAGCGCTCGTCGCGCATGGCGAACTTCCTGCGTGAGCAAGGCGTGGCGCGCGGCGACCGTCTGCTGTTGATGCTGCCCAATCGCGTCGAACTGTGGGACGTGATGCTGGCGGCGATGAAGCTCGGCGCGATCGTGCTGCCCGCCACGACGCAACTCTCGCCCGACGATGTGCGCGAGCGCGTGGAAACGGGCGGCGCGCGCTACGTCGTGGTGGACGCCGCCGAACTCGGCAAATTCGATACGCTCGATAAAAGCGTGAAGCGCATTGCGGTAGGCGCGGCGCCCAACGCGTGTGAAGGCTGGATCGATCTCTCGCGCGCGTACGACGCGAGCGCCGCCTTCGAACCCGACGGCCCGACGCGCGCGAGCGACCCGCTCCTGCTGTATTTCACCTCGGGCACGACCTCGAAGCCCAAGCTCGTCGAGCACACGCACGAGAGCTACCCCGTAGGCCACCTTTCGACGATGTACTGGATCGGCCTCATGCCGGGCGACATCCACTGGAACATCAGTTCGCCGGGCTGGGCCAAGCACGCGTGGAGCTGCTTCTTCGCGCCCTGGAATGCGCAGGCGTGCGTGTTCGTTTACAACTACGCGCGTTTCGTGCCGAAAGACACGCTCGCCGCGCTCGTGAAATGCGGCGTGACCACGCTGTGCGCGCCGCCCACGGTGTGGCGCATGCTCGTGCAGGAGCCGCTTGCAACGTACGCGGTGAAGCTGCGCGAGATCGTGGGCGCGGGCGAGCCGCTGAACCCCGAGATCATCGAGCGCGTGCGTCACGCGTGGGGCATCACGATCCGCGACGGGTACGGCCAGACCGAAACAACCTGCCAGATCGGCAATTCGCCGGGCCAGCCCGTGGTGGCGGGCTCGATGGGGCGCCCGCTGCCCGGCTACCGCGTGGAGCTCGTCGATGCCGACGACCATCCCGCGAGCGAAGGCGAGATCGCACTACCGCTCGCACACCGACCGCTCGGCCTCATGACGGGCTACGCGAACAACGCGAAGGCGAGCGAATACGCCATGCGCAACGGCTACTACCACACGTCCGACGTGGCGCTGCGCCGTGACGACGGCTATTACGTCTACGTGGGCCGCGCCGACGACGTGTTCAAGTCCTCCGATTACCGCCTGAGCCCGTTCGAGCTGGAAAGCGTGCTGATCGAGCACGAGGCGATCGCCGAGGCGGCGGTCGTGCCAAGCCCGGACGAGCTGCGTCTCTCGGTGCCGAAGGCCTTCGTCATCGTGCGTCAGGGCTTCGAAGCGGGCCCCGAACTCGCCCGCGAAGTGTTCCGCTTCTCGCGTGAAAAGCTCGCGCCGTACAAGCGCATTCGCCGCCTGCAGTTCAGCGACCTGCCGAAGACCATCTCGGGCAAGATCCGCCGCGTGGAGTTGCGCCGCCGCGAAATGGAGCGCAGCGCCGAACCCGCGCGCCAGCCCGACGAGTACTGGGAAGAGGATTTTCCCGAGTTGCGCTGA
- a CDS encoding enoyl-CoA hydratase yields the protein MIEFEYAHEGAVALLTLSRPPANAFTIDGLRQLQQVIEAFDREPQVRAVVITGSGPKFFSAGADLNAFAGGDREVARTAASAFGAAFEALQKARPVVIAAINGYAMGGGLECALACDIRIAEEHAQLALPEPAVGLLPSGCGTQTLPWLVGEGWAKRIILTGERVNAQTALRIGLVEEVVATGGAREAALAMAARVAGLSPQAVTFSKSLIHQSRDGVPRGAALAVERERFVDLFDSPNQREGVNAFLEKRKPHWHIETES from the coding sequence ATGATCGAGTTCGAGTACGCGCACGAGGGCGCGGTGGCCCTGCTCACGCTTTCGCGGCCTCCCGCGAATGCCTTTACGATCGACGGCTTGCGGCAGCTTCAGCAGGTCATCGAGGCGTTCGACCGCGAACCGCAGGTGCGCGCCGTCGTCATCACTGGCAGCGGGCCGAAGTTTTTTAGTGCGGGCGCCGACCTCAATGCTTTCGCGGGTGGCGATCGTGAGGTCGCGCGCACCGCGGCGAGCGCATTCGGCGCGGCATTCGAGGCGCTCCAGAAGGCGCGGCCCGTGGTCATCGCTGCGATCAACGGCTATGCCATGGGCGGCGGCCTGGAATGCGCGCTTGCGTGCGATATCCGCATTGCCGAGGAGCACGCACAACTCGCGCTGCCCGAGCCCGCCGTGGGGTTGCTGCCCTCTGGCTGCGGCACGCAAACCCTGCCCTGGCTCGTCGGCGAAGGCTGGGCCAAACGCATCATCCTCACGGGTGAGCGTGTGAACGCGCAAACGGCGCTGCGCATCGGTCTCGTGGAGGAAGTCGTCGCAACGGGCGGCGCGCGCGAGGCCGCGCTCGCCATGGCCGCGCGTGTCGCGGGCTTGAGCCCGCAAGCGGTCACCTTCAGCAAGTCGCTGATCCATCAATCACGCGACGGCGTGCCGCGCGGCGCGGCGCTCGCTGTGGAGCGCGAGCGCTTCGTCGATCTGTTCGACTCGCCCAATCAGCGTGAAGGCGTCAATGCGTTTCTGGAAAAGCGCAAGCCGCACTGGCATATTGAAACGGAGAGCTAA
- a CDS encoding enoyl-CoA hydratase/isomerase family protein, with translation MNAIPASAHTTTEVEKDVLFRVVNRVAIVTLNRPAALNALSHAMVRELAVLLERVRTDDGIVALVLEGAGPKGFCAGGDVRAIYQLAREKAREGANGWQQFFIDEYRLDYALHTFSKPLVALLDGVTMGGGMGLGQAASLRVVTSRTKIAMPETRIGLLPDVGATHFLAQMPVEMALYVGLTGAMLSGADAVHCGLADACVQGEWLDGYEARLLAAQWSGDVHASLREVFVAPCHEADDGALATFTPLIVRHFDRRLRVEQIVASLRGDLEHDRSQAEHAWLEATLEALTQYSPTMLEVTREALLRGRQMTLAECFRMELGIVGRAIEEGDFCEGVRAHLVDKDRRPRWAPATLVEVRAERVQHFLASPWRAEAHPLADLGK, from the coding sequence ATGAATGCAATACCCGCTTCCGCACACACGACAACGGAAGTCGAAAAAGATGTGCTGTTTCGCGTAGTCAATCGTGTGGCGATCGTCACGCTCAATCGTCCGGCTGCGCTCAATGCGCTTTCGCATGCCATGGTGCGCGAACTGGCCGTGCTGCTGGAACGCGTGCGCACGGACGACGGCATCGTCGCGCTCGTGCTGGAAGGGGCGGGCCCGAAAGGCTTTTGCGCGGGCGGCGACGTGCGCGCGATTTACCAGCTGGCGCGCGAGAAAGCGCGTGAAGGCGCAAACGGCTGGCAGCAATTCTTCATCGACGAATATCGCCTCGATTACGCGCTGCATACGTTTTCCAAGCCGCTCGTCGCGCTGCTCGACGGCGTGACGATGGGCGGCGGCATGGGTCTCGGCCAGGCCGCGTCGTTGCGCGTGGTCACGTCGCGCACGAAGATCGCCATGCCGGAAACGCGTATCGGCTTGCTGCCCGATGTAGGCGCGACGCACTTCCTCGCGCAGATGCCGGTGGAGATGGCGCTATACGTGGGCTTGACCGGCGCGATGCTCAGCGGCGCGGATGCGGTGCATTGCGGTCTCGCGGATGCCTGCGTGCAGGGTGAATGGCTCGATGGCTACGAGGCGCGTCTTCTGGCCGCGCAATGGTCAGGCGATGTGCATGCCTCTTTGCGCGAAGTGTTCGTCGCGCCGTGTCACGAGGCTGACGACGGCGCGCTCGCAACATTCACGCCGCTCATCGTGCGGCACTTCGATCGCCGCCTGCGTGTCGAGCAGATCGTGGCCTCGCTGCGCGGCGACCTCGAACACGACCGTTCGCAAGCGGAGCATGCGTGGCTCGAAGCTACGCTCGAAGCGCTCACGCAATACTCGCCGACGATGCTCGAAGTCACGCGCGAAGCGCTGTTGCGCGGCCGCCAGATGACGCTCGCCGAGTGCTTTCGCATGGAGCTTGGCATCGTGGGCCGGGCGATCGAGGAAGGCGACTTCTGCGAAGGCGTGCGCGCGCATCTCGTCGACAAGGACCGCAGGCCGCGCTGGGCGCCCGCCACGCTCGTCGAAGTGCGCGCCGAACGCGTGCAGCACTTCCTGGCCTCGCCGTGGCGCGCCGAGGCGCATCCGCTGGCGGACCTCGGCAAATAA
- a CDS encoding chloride channel protein, which produces MSSLDPLPAPRPRANADRPPPRSPLATLAIVTVLTGIGAGLGGMLLALLLHAIQHVAYGYGAGHIVGAESFLQGVTDTAPWRRVAVLVACGLIGGCGWWALYRYARELVSINAAIKPGGKRMPIFATTVHALLQIVTVAMGSPLGREVAPREIGAIFASWLAKRTGLTAAERRVMIACGAGAGLAAVYNVPLGGAVFVLEVLLGTFGWSVVVPAITTSAIAAVIAWIGLGDEQQYHVPPYGINAQLVVWSVLCGPLFGAAAHGFSRVTSRAREASSKDWRLPLYTLVNFAGIGLLAIWFPQLLGNGKGPAGLSFDDNLGIGLAATLLVLRVFITTTTLRAGAKGGLLTPGLANGALLAIVIAGLVNHVWPGLSPGAFAIVGAGAFLASSMQMPVTATVLILEFTHVNHDLAIPLLLAVAGSVATLRLLARTPRPSHGAPMVGAERELRLAALREPSARESSD; this is translated from the coding sequence GTGTCATCCCTCGATCCCCTTCCCGCGCCGCGCCCTCGCGCCAACGCCGATCGTCCGCCGCCGCGCAGCCCGCTTGCCACGCTCGCGATCGTGACCGTGCTCACCGGCATCGGCGCGGGCCTCGGCGGCATGCTGCTCGCGCTGCTGCTGCACGCGATCCAGCACGTCGCTTACGGCTACGGTGCGGGGCATATCGTCGGAGCGGAGAGCTTTCTGCAGGGCGTGACGGATACCGCGCCCTGGCGACGCGTGGCCGTGCTCGTGGCCTGCGGGTTGATCGGCGGATGCGGATGGTGGGCGCTCTATCGCTACGCGCGTGAGCTGGTGAGCATCAACGCAGCGATCAAGCCGGGCGGCAAGCGCATGCCCATTTTCGCGACCACCGTGCACGCTTTACTGCAGATCGTGACCGTCGCGATGGGTTCGCCACTCGGGCGCGAAGTCGCGCCGCGCGAGATCGGCGCCATATTCGCGAGCTGGCTCGCGAAGCGCACGGGTCTCACTGCGGCGGAACGCCGTGTGATGATTGCGTGCGGGGCGGGCGCTGGGCTCGCGGCGGTCTACAACGTGCCGCTGGGCGGCGCGGTATTCGTGCTCGAAGTGCTGCTCGGCACGTTCGGCTGGTCGGTGGTGGTGCCGGCCATCACCACCTCGGCCATTGCGGCCGTGATCGCATGGATCGGTCTTGGCGACGAGCAGCAATACCACGTGCCGCCTTACGGCATCAATGCACAGCTCGTGGTGTGGTCGGTGCTCTGCGGGCCGTTGTTCGGCGCAGCCGCGCACGGCTTCTCGCGCGTGACGAGCCGCGCGAGAGAGGCGTCGTCGAAGGACTGGCGGCTGCCGCTCTATACGCTCGTGAATTTCGCGGGCATCGGCCTGCTGGCCATCTGGTTTCCACAGTTGCTCGGCAACGGCAAGGGCCCGGCTGGCCTGAGCTTCGACGACAACCTCGGCATCGGGCTCGCGGCCACGCTGCTCGTGTTGCGCGTGTTCATCACGACGACCACGCTGCGCGCGGGCGCCAAGGGCGGCCTGCTCACGCCGGGACTCGCGAACGGCGCGCTGCTTGCGATCGTGATCGCCGGGCTGGTGAATCACGTGTGGCCTGGTCTTTCGCCGGGCGCCTTTGCGATCGTCGGCGCGGGAGCGTTTCTCGCGTCGTCAATGCAGATGCCCGTTACCGCGACCGTGCTGATACTCGAATTCACGCACGTGAATCACGATCTGGCGATTCCGTTGCTGCTCGCCGTGGCAGGTTCCGTCGCCACGCTGCGGCTGCTTGCGCGCACGCCGCGTCCTTCTCACGGCGCGCCAATGGTCGGCGCCGAGCGCGAGTTGCGCCTCGCGGCGCTACGCGAGCCGTCGGCGCGCGAGTCGTCCGACTAA
- the ppnP gene encoding pyrimidine/purine nucleoside phosphorylase: protein MTAAAQFDQVSVIKRANVYFDGKCVSHTVLFADGSRKTLGVILPGTLNFGTDAAELMEVQAGRCRIRLEGTDEWKTYSAGESFSVPGKSRFDIDVIETLDYVCSYL, encoded by the coding sequence ATGACGGCAGCAGCACAATTCGACCAGGTTTCCGTAATCAAACGCGCCAATGTCTACTTCGACGGCAAGTGCGTTTCGCACACCGTGCTGTTCGCCGACGGCTCGCGCAAGACGCTCGGCGTGATCCTGCCGGGCACGCTGAACTTCGGCACCGACGCCGCCGAGTTGATGGAAGTGCAAGCCGGCCGGTGCCGCATCCGCCTGGAAGGCACCGACGAGTGGAAAACCTACAGCGCCGGCGAGTCGTTCTCGGTGCCGGGCAAGAGCCGCTTCGATATCGACGTGATCGAGACGCTCGACTACGTTTGCAGCTACCTGTAA